Genomic window (Gordonia crocea):
CGGGGGTCAGCTCCTCTTTGCCCAGTGCCGCCCCGGCTTGGATCTCCGCGACGTCGACGTGGCCGTTTCCGGCCAACAGGCCCAGGAGCAGCAGCCGACGATCACGGTCGGTGAGTGCGTCACGCGTCCACACCTCGGCGAACAGCTGATCGGCGGTGTGCGCGAAATGCAGTCCGGGACCGTCGGACATGTCCCAGCCGTACACCTCCGACATCTTCGCCACACCGCGCTTGCGGTGCTCGGTGCCCTCGCCGCCTACGGCGGTTCCTGAACTCATGCGTTGACTCCTTTGTCTTCGGCATCGGGAACACCGAATCCCGACGCGAGGTTGGCGCGGGCGATGGTGCCCAGGGGAAGGTCGACGTCGAGCTGGCGGCCCAAGGCCAAGGCCAGATCGAGATCCTTGCTGCCCAAGTTCACCACGTGGGTGAATACGCCGTACCAGAAGTCGTCGGGATCGATCGGTGCGGTGGTGTTGCGCAGCATGATTGCCCCGGCACCGCCGGTGATGGCGTCGGTGTGGCGCACCACTTTGCCGAGTTTCTCGATGTCGATCCCGGCGGCCTCGGCCAGGCGCTGTGCCTCCGACGCCGCATTGAATGAGATGAAATGCAGGAGATTGCGCGCCAGCTTCATCCTGGTGCCCGCGCCGACCTCGTCGCCCGCGTGGACGAGCATGTCGCCGGCCAACTTGAACGGCGGCTTGATCTGCTCATAGGCCTCCCGCGGTCCGCCGACCATGATGGCCAGCCGACCCTGCTCGGCGCCGGGTGCGCCGCCGGAGATGGGAGCATCCATCAGGTGGACACCCTGCTCCGCGCAGGTTGCCGACAGCTCAATCGCTGTCTCCGGGCTGATCGTCGAATGGACGGTGATCACCGTGCCCGACTTGGCCGTCGTGAGCAGGTCGCCGACCACCGAGCGCACCTGCGCGTCGTTGACGACGCAGATCCCGATGACGTCGGCCTGTTCGCCGAGCGCGGCCAGCGAGTCGGCCTTGGCTGCACCCTTCTCGACCAGCTTGGCGACGGCCTCGTCGGACAGGTCGAAGACGGTCAGGCCGCCCGGCCAGGCGGCGAGCCGCCCGGCCATCGGGCCGCCGATGTTGCCCAGGCCGACATATCCCAGACGAACGTCGCTCATGGTCGGTAGACCTGCCCGCCGTCGACGTTGAAGATCTGGCCGGTGATCCAGTTGGCCTCGTCGGAGAGGAGGAACTTGCACATGCCGACGTGGTCCTCCGGCTTGCCGAATCGCTTGAGCGGCAACTGCTTGACCATGTCCTCGACCATTTCGATCGGGGTGGTGGTGCGGGTCGCCTCGGTGTCGGTGGGCCCGGGGGCAATCGCGTTCACGCGGATGTTGTTGCCGCCCAGTTCGGTGGCGAGCTGGAAGGTGAGGTTGTTGATGCCCGCCTTGGCGAGGCCGTAGAAGCCGCTGTAAAGGTAAGCGGCGGTGGAGGACTGGTTGACGATCGAGCCGCCGTCCTTCATGTGCGGGTAGACCGCGCGGGTCACCGCCAGCGCCCCGTCGAGGTTCACGCTCATGAACTTCTTGTAGTAGTCCCACGGCACGGTGATCAGGAAGTCCAGCTTCATCCCGCCGTAGATGGCGGCGTTGTTGACCAGGCCGTTGATGTTGCCGTAGCGCTCGACGGCGGCTGC
Coding sequences:
- a CDS encoding carboxymuconolactone decarboxylase family protein is translated as MSSGTAVGGEGTEHRKRGVAKMSEVYGWDMSDGPGLHFAHTADQLFAEVWTRDALTDRDRRLLLLGLLAGNGHVDVAEIQAGAALGKEELTPEQLEEIALFLCYYAGWPVGTKMNTVFGTAIKNWRKAQKQD
- a CDS encoding NAD(P)-dependent oxidoreductase is translated as MSDVRLGYVGLGNIGGPMAGRLAAWPGGLTVFDLSDEAVAKLVEKGAAKADSLAALGEQADVIGICVVNDAQVRSVVGDLLTTAKSGTVITVHSTISPETAIELSATCAEQGVHLMDAPISGGAPGAEQGRLAIMVGGPREAYEQIKPPFKLAGDMLVHAGDEVGAGTRMKLARNLLHFISFNAASEAQRLAEAAGIDIEKLGKVVRHTDAITGGAGAIMLRNTTAPIDPDDFWYGVFTHVVNLGSKDLDLALALGRQLDVDLPLGTIARANLASGFGVPDAEDKGVNA
- a CDS encoding SDR family oxidoreductase; the encoded protein is MSSGRFDNKTIIVTGAAGGIGEGYARGLAEEGANVVVADLNDEAGEKVAADIGGLYVHTDVSDPESAEALAAAAVERYGNINGLVNNAAIYGGMKLDFLITVPWDYYKKFMSVNLDGALAVTRAVYPHMKDGGSIVNQSSTAAYLYSGFYGLAKAGINNLTFQLATELGGNNIRVNAIAPGPTDTEATRTTTPIEMVEDMVKQLPLKRFGKPEDHVGMCKFLLSDEANWITGQIFNVDGGQVYRP